In Rhodanobacter humi, the genomic stretch GTACGGCCTGTTCAGCGGCATCCTCGCCGCGCTGCTGGCGCTGGCGATCGAGTTCGCGCTGAGCGGACCGGTGGCACGGTTGAGCCAGGCCTATGATGGCAAGCTGCACATCGGCGGCCTGCCGGCGTGGCTGCTGCTGGCGGTGCCGCCGGCGGCCGCGGCACTGGGCTGGCTGGGCGCGCGGCTGGTCAGCGCCTGGCAGTTGCGCAAGGCGGCCTGAGCGGGCGCTTGCCAACCCCTCCCCAACCCTCCCCTGCTTTGCAGGAGAGGGGGCGAACGAAACAGCCCGCCGAGGCGGGCCGTTGTCGGTTACTACATGAAGTCAGGCGAATGGGCAGGGCATGAGTACAAGCATCAGCAACCGGCTGGTCAGCACGGCGCCACGCGTGCTGGTGGTTGACGGTTCCAGGATGGTGCGGCAGATGATCGCCCGCGTGCTGGCGGCCGAGCTGCCGGGCGTGGAGGTGGTGGGCTGCGGCAGCGGCGGCGAGGCGCAGCAGTTGCTGGGCGAGGGCGTGTTCGACTTCATCACCACCGCGCTGCGCCTGCCCGACATGGACGGGCTGGAGCTGGCGCGCTTCGTGCGCGAATCGGCGCCGCAGACCTACGTGCCGATCGTGGTGGTCTCCGGCGACGTGGACGACCGCCTGCACCGCCGCACGCTGGGCGAGGACGTCACCGACTACGTCGACAAGTCGCTGGGCTTCCAGGTGCTGGCCGAGTTCATCCGCGGCTACGTGCGCCCCGAGGGCAGCGCCGAGGGCGAGGTGCTGTACGTGGAGGACAGCCGCGTGGTGGCGCTGGCCACCCGTCGCATGCTGGAGAAGTACGGCCTCACCGTGCACCACGTGATCAGCGTGGAGGATGCGCTGGCGCTGCTGGAAACCGCGAAGGTGCGCGGCGAGGTGGGCGCCGACGTGGTGCTCACCGACGTCAGCCTGAAGGGTGAACTCACCGGCGGCGACCTGCTCGAACGCATCCGCAACCACTTCGGTTACGGCAAGGGCCGCCTGCCGGTGCTGGTGATGACCGGCGACGAGAACCCGGCGAACCAGGCCGCGCTGATCAAGGCCGGCGCGAACGACCTGGTGGAGAAGCCGGTCGAGGAAAAGCTGCTGGTCACCAAGCTGCTGTTCCAGCTGCGCGTGGCGCGGCACCTGCGTTCGCGCGGCGCGGCCGCATGAGCGAGGTGCGACTGGAAGCCACGTGGAAGGCGCGGATCGGCGCGCATCTGGAACGCCCGGGGATGCAGGCGCTGGCCGAATTCCTGCGTGCGGAGAAGCGCGCCGGCAAGGCGATCTATCCGCCCGGGCCGGAGATCTTCGCCGCGTTCGAGCACACGCCGTTCGAGGCGGTGCGCGTGGTGATCCTGGGCCAGGACCCCTACCACGGTCCCGGCCAGGCGCACGGCCTGTGTTTCTCGGTGCGTCCCGGCGTGCCGGTGCCGCCCTCGCTGGTGAACATCTTCAAGGAAATCCAGCGCGACCTCGGCATCGCGCCGCCCGACCATGGCTGCCTCACGCCCTGGGCCGATCGCGGCGTGCTGCTGCTCAATGCGGTGCTCACCGTGGAGCGCGGGCTGGCCGCCGCGCACCAGGGCAAGGGCTGGGAAGGCTTCACCGACGCGGCGATCGACGCGCTCAACCGCGAGCGCGAGGGCATCGTGTTCCTGCTCTGGGGCAGCTACGCCCAGCGCAAGGGCCAGCTGATCGACACGCGCAGGCATTGCGTGCTGAAGAGCGTGCACCCCTCGCCGCTGTCCGCCCACCGCGGCTTCCTCGGCTGCGGGCATTTTTCCGCCGCCAACCGTTACCTGGAAAGCCACGGGCAGGCGCCGGTCGACTGGTCGCTGCCGCCGCGCGCCGCCTTGCCCGGCTGACGGCTCAGCCCGTCACCTCGGCCCACATCCGCAACAGGTTCGCGTGCGAGCGGCTCACGGCGTCGAAGGTCTGGCTCTTGCCCTCGCGGCCGAAGATGTCGCGCTTGGCGCTTTCCAGGTCCCACAGCAGTTCGCGGCGGGCCGCGTCGCGCACCATGCTTTGCACCCAGATGATGGCCGCGTCGCGCACGCCGCGCGTCACCGGATTGACGTGGTGCAAGGTGTTCGCCGGGTAGGCGATGGCGGCGCCGGCGTCCAGCTTGAAGGCGTATTCCATGCCGCCGTTGGCGTGCGTCACCAGCTCGCCGCCGTCGTAGCTCCTGGGGTCGGACAGGAACACGGTGATCGCGATGTCGGTGCGTATCGCGTTGCCCAGGCTGCCCATCACCGGGGCGTCGACGTGCGCGCCGTATTCCATGCCGCCGGTGTAGCGGTTGAACAGCGGCTGGGTGTTCGCTGCCGGCAGCAGCGCCGCCTGCAGCAGCGCATTGCGCTGGAAGGCGGCGCGCACGATGTCGGCGATGCGCGCGTAGTTCGCGCTGCCGGTGTCGATCTGCTGGTTCTTCTTCACGGTACGCGCCGACCAGCCGGCCGTGGCGGAGCCGTCGACGTAGGGGGCGGATTGCAGCTCGGCCCGGATCGCGACTAGCTCCTGGGCGGTCAACACATCGGGTACACAGACGATCAAGTGAACTCCCCCTTCCGGCATGGTATGTCCCCGCATTGTAGTCAGCAGGCCGGCCGCGAGGAACGCGCGGCGCCCGTCCCGACCGTTTTCAAGCCCTGCCGAACGGCCCATGCCCGGTGCCGACACCGAGTGCAGGATGGACAAGCGGCCGACATTTCTGTACGATACGGTTCACTAAAAGCCGTGAACCATTGGCGGCTTTAGCACTCCAACCACCGGAGTGCTAACCTGAAGCCCTTGCATTGGAGGTTTCACATGTCCCAAGCCCTGGCGACCACCAACCTGTCGCTGCCCAGCGTGGTCGGCAGCCTGGATGCCTACATCTCGGCCGTGCACCGCATCCCGGTGCTGAGCCAGGACGAAGAGCAGGCGTTGTCGCGCCGCTACAACGAGGAAGAGGATCTGGCTTCGGCCAAGCAGCTGGTGATGTCGCACCTGCGTTTCGTGGTGCACGTGGCGCGTGGCTACAGCGGCTACGGCCTGCAGCTCGCCGACCTGATCCAGGAAGGCAATATCGGCCTGATGAAGGCGGTCAAGCGTTTCGACCCGGACCAAGGCGTGCGCCTGGTCAGCTTCGCGGTGCACTGGATCCGCGCCGAGATGCACGAGTTCATCCTGAAGAACTGGCGCATCGTGAAGGTCGCCACCACCAAGGCGCAGCGCAAGCTGTTCTTCAACCTGCGCAAGAGCAAGAAGCGCCTGGGCTGGATGAACGCGGCCGAGGTGCGCGCGGTGGCGCAGGATCTGGGTGTGCCCGAGGCCACCGTGCGCGAGATGGAATCGCGCCTGTCCGGCCGTGACATCGGCTTCGAGGCGCCGGCGGATGCCGACGACGATGCCAAGCCCGCGCCGGAAGCGTTCCTGGTCGACGAAGGCGCCGACCCCTACGACAACGTGGCCGAGGCCGACCAGAGCGACAACCTGCTCAGCACGCTGTCCGGTGCGCTGGGCAAGCTGGACGAGCGTTCGCGCCACATCATCCAGCGCCGCTGGCTGGACGAGGACAAGGCCACGCTGCAGGAACTGGCCGACGAGTACGGCGTCTCCGCCGAGCGCATCCGCCAGGTCGAGGCGAACGCGATGAAGAAGATGCGCGGCCTGTTCGCCTGATCTTGTGAAGTAACCGACAACGGCCCGCCTAGGCGGGCCGTTTCCTTTGCCCTCTCCCCCGCGCAGCGGGGGAGAGTTGGAGAGGGGGCCCCCTCTCCGCGATTTCAGCTTTTGCCCTGACCCTCATCCTCACCCGTGATGATCCGCGCGTGTCGCGCCTGGGTCCAGTACGCCATCGCCCAGTCCAGCATCACGACGATCCGGTTGCGGAAGCCGATCAGGAACCAGATGTGGGCGCCCAGCCACACCCACCAGGCGAGCAGGCCGGACAGTTGCAGCTTGCCGAACTGCGCCACCGCCGCCATGCGGCCGATGGTGGCCAACGCGCCCGCGTCGCGGTAGCGGAACGGCATGGCGCGTGTGTCGCCATGCAGGCGTGCGGCGAGCAGGCGAGCCGCGTGCAGGCCCATCTGCTTGGCGGCGGGCGCCACGCCCGGCACCGGCCGGCCGTCCTGCTGCACGCTGGCGAGGTCGCCGAGCACGAACACCTCAGGGTGCCCGGGCAGGGACAGGTCGTCCCGCACGAGCACGCGGCCGGCACGATCCAGCGGCGCATCCAGCAGCCGACCCAGTGGCGAAGCGGCCACCCCGGCGGCCCACAGCACGGTGCGTGCGGCGAGACGCTGCTCGCCCAGCGTCACGCCCTCGCCATCCACCGCCGTCACTGCCTGGCCGAGGCGCACCTGCACGCCCAGGTGTTCGAGTTGCCGTTGCGCTTTCGTCGACAGCGCGGGATCGAACGCGGCCAGCACGCGCGCCCCGCCCTCCACCAGCAGGATGTTCGCCGCACCTGGCTGCGTGCGACGGAACTCGCCGGCCAGCGTGTGCCGCGCGATCTCGGCCAAGGTGCCGGCCAGCTCCACCCCGGTGGCGCCACCGCCCACCACCACGAAGTTGAGCCAGGCCTGGCGACGCACGGGGTCATCCTCCTGCTCGGCGCGCTCGAATGCAGTGAGCACGCGGCGGCGGATCGCCAGCGCGTCGTCCAGGGATTTCAGCCCCGGCGCGTCGGCGGCCCAGTCGTCGTGGCCGAAGTAGGCATGCGCGGCGCCGGTGGCGACGATCAGCCAGTCGTAGGCTAGCGACTCGCGTTGCAGCTGCACGCGACGCTGCGCGAGGTCGATGCCGACGACCTCGTCCATCAGCACGGTGACGTTGCGCTGGTGCCGCAGGATCTGCCGCAGCGGCGCGGCGATCGAGGGCGCCGACAGTCCCGCGGTGGCGACCTGGTACAGCAGGGGCTGGAACAGGTGATGGTTGTGCCGGTCGACCAAGATGATGCGCGCCGCCGCACCGGTCAGCGCGCGGGTGGCGGCGAGTCCGCCGAAGCCGCCGCCGAGTATCACGATGTGGGGCAGTGCATCGGGCATGACGAAGCTCCTTGGGCGCTGCCGATGATTGTAGGCCGCGTCCGCCGACTGCCGGTCAGTGTCCCGTCGATCCCCAGCCGGGCGGCATCACGACCAGCAGTGCGCGTTTCTTCCACGAGTCCGCATGGCGGATATCGCGCCAGAGCAGGCTGATTTCGCCGAAGTAGATGTCGGTGAAATCGTTGGGCTTCTGCGGGCGACTCAGGCCGTACCTGGGCCTGATGTCGGGCGTCTCGCGGCGCAGCGTGCCAAACAGCTTGTCCCATATCGGCAAGGTGTTGCAGTAGTTCGTGTCGATGTATTCCGGGTTGCTGGAGTGGTGGACGCGATGATCCGAAGGCATCAGCAGCAGGGTGTCGAGGAAGCAGCCGGATTTGCCGGATGGCCAGAGCTCCTCGCTGCAATGGATCAGCGAGCCCCAGCAGGCATCGATCACCATGCACAGGATCAACAGCTCCATCGGCACGCCAAGGATCGAGCAGATCGCCGTGCGTATGAAGTTCGCGTAGGTGCCCTGCAGGAAGAACGCGGCGAAGATCACGCCGAGATTCATGTGCACGGGGGCATGGTGCGGCGAGTGCAGTACCCACAACAGCCGGACCTTGTGGCAGGTCCAGTGGTAGACGAAGTGGCTCAGCTCCCACACCACGTAGGCATAGAAGAACCAGCCGACGCGCAGTGTCGCAGTGAAGGGCGCGAGCGCGGCGAAGTGCCGCTGCGTCCACAGGAATACGTCGACGTTGACCAGCAGGCCGATGATCCAGTTGAACACGTACATCAGCACGGGGATCTTGTAGGCCGCATAGAGCTTGCCCGACGAGCGGCGCCAGGCCCAGACCAGGAAGGCGATCTCGCACATCAGGATCGCGGGGAAGATCGGCGAGACCACCGCCTCGATGCCCTGGATGCTCTCGAACGAAGCCAAGGTCAGCTGATGCGTGGACCGCAGCGTCTCGATGCCGCCAAGGCCGAAGAAGTTGACCAGCGCTTCGGGCAATTTCATTCGGCCTCCCATCGTCGTTCGGCCGATGCTAGTGCGGCGCGAAATTTGACGGGGTGAAACTGCGCAATCAGTAGAGATCGATCGGATCCACGTCCAGCGACCAGCGCACCTTGCGCGCGGCGGGCAGGCGCGCGAGTTGCGCGGCCCAGGGGCGCAGCGCGGCGTGCAGGTCGCGACGGTTCGTCGCTTCCAGCAGCAGTTGGCCGCGCTGGCGGCCGGCGCGCAGCGGCATCGGTGCGGGCATCGGGCCGGCGACCTGCAGGCCATGCTCCGGCGGCAGCGCGGCGCAGGCTTCGGCGAGGAACGCATCGACCGCCGCGCGCTGGGTGGCTTCGGCGCGCAGCAGCACCTGGTGCGCATACGGCGGCAGCAGGCTCTGCCGGCGTTCGGCGAGCAGGCTCTGCGCGGCGGTGGCATAGCCTTGCGCCAGCAGCTGGCGCAGCAGCGGGTGGTCTGGGTGATGGGTCTGCAGCAGCACACGGCCCGGCTTGGCGGCGCGTCCGGCGCGTCCGGCCACCTGCACCAGCTGTTGCGCCAGCCGTTCGCCGGCGCGGAAGTCCAGGCTGAGCAGGCCCTCGTCCACGCCCGCGATGGCGACCAGGGTGAGGTGGGGCAGGTCGTGGCCCTTGGCCAGCATCTGAGTGCCGACCAGGATCGCCGGCTTCGCCTCGTCGCGCAGGCCGTCGAGCAGGTGTTCGAAGGCATCGCGGCGGCGCGTGGTCTCGCGGTCGATGCGGAGCACGGGTATGTCG encodes the following:
- the rpoH gene encoding RNA polymerase sigma factor RpoH, translating into MSQALATTNLSLPSVVGSLDAYISAVHRIPVLSQDEEQALSRRYNEEEDLASAKQLVMSHLRFVVHVARGYSGYGLQLADLIQEGNIGLMKAVKRFDPDQGVRLVSFAVHWIRAEMHEFILKNWRIVKVATTKAQRKLFFNLRKSKKRLGWMNAAEVRAVAQDLGVPEATVREMESRLSGRDIGFEAPADADDDAKPAPEAFLVDEGADPYDNVAEADQSDNLLSTLSGALGKLDERSRHIIQRRWLDEDKATLQELADEYGVSAERIRQVEANAMKKMRGLFA
- a CDS encoding Fe2+-dependent dioxygenase is translated as MIVCVPDVLTAQELVAIRAELQSAPYVDGSATAGWSARTVKKNQQIDTGSANYARIADIVRAAFQRNALLQAALLPAANTQPLFNRYTGGMEYGAHVDAPVMGSLGNAIRTDIAITVFLSDPRSYDGGELVTHANGGMEYAFKLDAGAAIAYPANTLHHVNPVTRGVRDAAIIWVQSMVRDAARRELLWDLESAKRDIFGREGKSQTFDAVSRSHANLLRMWAEVTG
- a CDS encoding sterol desaturase family protein — protein: MKLPEALVNFFGLGGIETLRSTHQLTLASFESIQGIEAVVSPIFPAILMCEIAFLVWAWRRSSGKLYAAYKIPVLMYVFNWIIGLLVNVDVFLWTQRHFAALAPFTATLRVGWFFYAYVVWELSHFVYHWTCHKVRLLWVLHSPHHAPVHMNLGVIFAAFFLQGTYANFIRTAICSILGVPMELLILCMVIDACWGSLIHCSEELWPSGKSGCFLDTLLLMPSDHRVHHSSNPEYIDTNYCNTLPIWDKLFGTLRRETPDIRPRYGLSRPQKPNDFTDIYFGEISLLWRDIRHADSWKKRALLVVMPPGWGSTGH
- the ung gene encoding uracil-DNA glycosylase, with translation MSEVRLEATWKARIGAHLERPGMQALAEFLRAEKRAGKAIYPPGPEIFAAFEHTPFEAVRVVILGQDPYHGPGQAHGLCFSVRPGVPVPPSLVNIFKEIQRDLGIAPPDHGCLTPWADRGVLLLNAVLTVERGLAAAHQGKGWEGFTDAAIDALNREREGIVFLLWGSYAQRKGQLIDTRRHCVLKSVHPSPLSAHRGFLGCGHFSAANRYLESHGQAPVDWSLPPRAALPG
- a CDS encoding NAD(P)/FAD-dependent oxidoreductase, coding for MPDALPHIVILGGGFGGLAATRALTGAAARIILVDRHNHHLFQPLLYQVATAGLSAPSIAAPLRQILRHQRNVTVLMDEVVGIDLAQRRVQLQRESLAYDWLIVATGAAHAYFGHDDWAADAPGLKSLDDALAIRRRVLTAFERAEQEDDPVRRQAWLNFVVVGGGATGVELAGTLAEIARHTLAGEFRRTQPGAANILLVEGGARVLAAFDPALSTKAQRQLEHLGVQVRLGQAVTAVDGEGVTLGEQRLAARTVLWAAGVAASPLGRLLDAPLDRAGRVLVRDDLSLPGHPEVFVLGDLASVQQDGRPVPGVAPAAKQMGLHAARLLAARLHGDTRAMPFRYRDAGALATIGRMAAVAQFGKLQLSGLLAWWVWLGAHIWFLIGFRNRIVVMLDWAMAYWTQARHARIITGEDEGQGKS
- a CDS encoding response regulator, whose protein sequence is MSTSISNRLVSTAPRVLVVDGSRMVRQMIARVLAAELPGVEVVGCGSGGEAQQLLGEGVFDFITTALRLPDMDGLELARFVRESAPQTYVPIVVVSGDVDDRLHRRTLGEDVTDYVDKSLGFQVLAEFIRGYVRPEGSAEGEVLYVEDSRVVALATRRMLEKYGLTVHHVISVEDALALLETAKVRGEVGADVVLTDVSLKGELTGGDLLERIRNHFGYGKGRLPVLVMTGDENPANQAALIKAGANDLVEKPVEEKLLVTKLLFQLRVARHLRSRGAAA